In Papaver somniferum cultivar HN1 chromosome 1, ASM357369v1, whole genome shotgun sequence, a genomic segment contains:
- the LOC113360620 gene encoding pectinesterase 2-like, translating into MAPSFSKQRYVIKIKAGIYNESVEIPREKSNIMLVGDGMDSTITGCKNILDGSSTFKSATLTVIGARFLARDLTVINTSGPEKQQAVAVRVTSDSAFYKCNFASFQDTLYVHSLRQFYRECTIQGTVDFIFGNAAAIFQNCLILVRKPIAGQKNMITAQGREDPNQNTGISLQNCTIEAAPDLIRAGRSSYTFLGRPWRNHSRTIVMKSYLGDLIHPAGWYEWNQYSTLDTVEYIEYMNVGPGSDTRHRVTWGGYKRNCTEYLVEQFTVGKFLHGADNWLQSTGFPLSVGS; encoded by the exons ATGGCACCTAGTTTCAGTAAGCAAAGGTATGTTATCAAGATTAAGGCTGGAATATACAATGAGAGTGTCGAGATTCCGAGGGAAAAGTCCAACATCATGCTGGTTGGGGATGGGATGGATTCCACTATCACAGGCTGCAAGAACATCCTTGATGGTTCCTCGACGTTCAAGTCGGCTACCCTTA CTGTGATTGGAGCCAGGTTCTTAGCAAGAGATTTGACAGTCATAAACACGTCAGGTCCAGAGAAACAGCAGGCAGTTGCAGTTCGAGTAACCTCAGACTCTGCATTTTACAAATGCAACTTCGCTTCGTTCCAGGATACCCTTTACGTTCACTCGCTTCGTCAATTCTACCGTGAATGCACTATCCAAGGAACTGTTGATTTCATCTTTGGAAATGCTGCTGCGATATTTCAGAACTGCCTTATCCTTGTGCGCAAACCTATTGCAGGACAAAAAAACATGATAACAGCTCAAGGAAGAGAAGACCCAAATCAGAACACTGGAATTTCGTTGCAAAATTGCACCATTGAAGCTGCACCTGATCTGATTAGAGCTGGAAGAAGTTCTTACACGTTCTTAGGTCGGCCATGGAGAAATCACTCGAGAACGATAGTGATGAAAAGTTACTTGGGAGACCTCATTCATCCTGCAGGGTGGTATGAATGGAATCAGTACAGTACGCTGGACACAGTCGAATATATCGAGTACATGAATGTTGGTCCAGGTTCTGATACAAGACATAGGGTGACATGGGGCGGTTACAAAAGGAATTGCACTGAATATTTAGTGGAACAGTTTACAGTAGGGAAATTCTTACATGGTGCTGATAATTGGCTCCAGTCTACTGGTTTTCCTTTATCAGTTGGTTCATAA
- the LOC113360625 gene encoding pectinesterase 1-like, whose product MMNTTTYNAAATETSKNGSRNPRKKWWTLLIIILLTITLTIGMPLAILSFVNNENPSSGNIHNPTIPSPQTAIISETCTKTLYPSLCFTSFSSFPSSIRITSPERLLEFSINGTVKSVQDSRTKISLLVNGNQQEKNALNDCIEMLDQTLYELGQVSNVLKNYSVLIGFRHQLYSEFKTLLSAAMTNENTCIQGIEDVEEANPETHMGLKDVVQRLLNPVSKLISNCLAMVKYMESTSGGGSKVMITKHRQASHGFPAWMTANDRKLICWACK is encoded by the exons atgaTGAACACAACAACCTACAATGCTGCTGCTACTGAAACATCCAAGAACGGATCAAGAAATCCTCGGAAAAAATGGTGGACTTTACTCATTATCATCCTCCTCACTATCACTCTCACAATTGGCATGCCTCTTGCAATTCTCAGTTTTGTTAATAATGAAAACCCATCATCTGGTAACATACACAATCCAACAATTCCATCTCCTCAAACTGCAATCATCAGCGAAACTTGCACAAAAACTCTCTACCCATCTCTCTGTTTCacctccttttcttcatttccttcatctATAAGAATCACTAGTCCAGAAAGGCTTCTTGAATTCTCCATCAATGGAACTGTAAAATCTGTTCAAGATTCAAGAACTAAGATTTCTCTTCTTGTTAATGGCAATCAACAAGAAAAGAATGCTTTGAATGATTGTATAGAGATGTTGGATCAAACCCTATATGAGCTTGGACAAGTTAGTAATGTACTTAAGAATTATTCTGTGTTGATTGGTTTTCGTCATCAGTTGTATAGTGAATTCAAGACTTTACTGAGTGCTGCCATGACGAATGAAAACACATGTATTCAAGGTATTGAAGATGTTGAAGAAGCGAACCCTGAAACTCATATGGGTCTTAAAGATGTTGTGCAGAGATTGTTGAACCCGGTATCTAAGTTGATTAGTAATTGCTTGGCAATGGTGAAATACATGGAATCGACTAGTGGTGGTGGTTCAAAAGTGATGATTACGAAACATCGTCAGGCGTCACATGGGTTTCCGGCATGGATGACTGCAAATGATCGGAAGCTAAT CTGTTGGGCATGCAAATGA